In one Butyrivibrio proteoclasticus B316 genomic region, the following are encoded:
- a CDS encoding acetyl-CoA carboxylase carboxyltransferase subunit beta, which produces MDLKKLFLKADNELENSEKRIRSRKITCKKCQNKTSVNKIRRNFFICPECGYYFPVRARRRILMLTDDRSFIEHDREMESRNILDFPEYEDKLSAAKEKSRENEGVITGVAEIGGIRTCIFAMDGNFMMGSMGAVVGEKITRLFEHAAKEMLPVVGVTVSGGARMQEGMISLMQMSKVSAAVKRHSDKGGLYIVLLTNPTTGGVDASFAMLGDITLSEPLARVGFAGPRVVEKTLNTALPDNFQMAERVKECGFIDAIVPRQEQKKYLERLLKFHDIYK; this is translated from the coding sequence ATGGACTTAAAAAAGCTATTTTTAAAAGCGGATAATGAGCTTGAAAACAGTGAAAAAAGAATAAGAAGCAGGAAAATTACCTGCAAAAAGTGCCAGAACAAAACATCGGTCAATAAGATCAGACGAAATTTCTTTATTTGTCCGGAGTGCGGATACTATTTTCCTGTTAGAGCAAGGCGCAGGATACTGATGCTGACTGATGACAGAAGCTTTATTGAACATGATAGGGAGATGGAGTCGCGAAATATTCTTGATTTTCCAGAGTACGAAGATAAGCTATCTGCAGCCAAAGAAAAGAGCCGTGAAAACGAAGGAGTTATAACAGGTGTTGCCGAAATTGGAGGAATCAGAACCTGTATTTTCGCAATGGATGGCAATTTCATGATGGGCTCAATGGGAGCGGTAGTTGGAGAGAAGATCACAAGACTTTTTGAGCACGCTGCAAAAGAGATGCTTCCTGTTGTAGGTGTTACGGTTTCAGGCGGCGCCAGAATGCAGGAGGGAATGATATCACTTATGCAGATGTCCAAGGTATCAGCAGCTGTCAAAAGACATAGCGATAAAGGCGGGCTTTATATAGTTCTTTTAACCAATCCTACAACAGGCGGGGTGGATGCAAGTTTTGCAATGCTGGGAGATATCACTCTATCCGAACCTTTGGCAAGAGTTGGCTTTGCCGGCCCAAGAGTTGTTGAAAAGACACTTAACACAGCTCTTCCGGATAATTTTCAAATGGCTGAAAGAGTTAAAGAATGCGGATTTATTGATGCGATCGTTCCAAGACAGGAGCAAAAGAAATATCTGGAAAGACTTTTGAAGTTTCATGATATCTATAAATGA
- a CDS encoding carboxyl transferase domain-containing protein: MTDIEIVRNARKEGRKTASDYIEGCFTDFCELSGDRYFGDDRAVIGGIAFLSDIPVTVIGIEKGKDTQGRIEHNFGSARPEGYRKALRLMKQAEKFHRPVICLVDTAGAFPDVESEERGQGRAIADNLYEMSTLQTPILSIVIGEGGSGGALALSHADRIWMLEDAYFSVVSLKAAQYPMENNG; this comes from the coding sequence ATGACGGATATAGAGATAGTCAGAAATGCCAGAAAAGAAGGCAGAAAGACTGCAAGTGATTATATAGAAGGCTGCTTTACTGATTTCTGTGAACTTAGTGGCGACAGATACTTTGGCGATGACAGAGCAGTTATTGGAGGAATTGCTTTTTTGTCGGATATTCCCGTTACTGTGATCGGAATAGAAAAGGGCAAGGATACTCAGGGACGAATTGAGCACAATTTCGGAAGCGCAAGACCTGAGGGTTATAGAAAGGCTCTGAGACTCATGAAACAGGCAGAGAAATTTCACAGACCGGTGATATGCCTGGTTGACACAGCCGGCGCTTTTCCTGATGTAGAGTCTGAAGAGCGCGGACAGGGAAGGGCAATTGCGGATAACCTTTATGAAATGTCGACGCTTCAAACGCCCATTTTATCTATAGTTATAGGAGAAGGCGGAAGTGGCGGAGCACTGGCCCTTAGTCATGCAGATAGGATATGGATGCTTGAAGATGCCTATTTTAGCGTGGTTTCCCTGAAAGCTGCTCAATATCCTATGGAAAACAACGGATAA
- a CDS encoding AMP-binding protein yields the protein MSGLYTNFYKEKKDENGKITDVEFIYDDSFNFAYDVVDKYAEAEPGKLALVHKSTTGEVRRFTFADIKNMSDRAANMLNSLGIARGDKVMLLLKRRYEFWISIIALHKLGAVAIPTSHMVSARDIADRVSMSCTKAIICVNSDDICDKVREAIVLAGDSSFTGKNKEKVLQIVVGDRYEDALSFSELIEDAEDYFERVSTNVHDDMLYYFTSGTNGAPKAVIHDHSYPLAHIYTAKNWHGAQDNGLHLTVADSGWAKSAWGKLYGQWFVGSAVMVYDYEQFYAWDILSLLEKEKITSFCAPPTIYKYLILEDMTNYDLSSLKEVTTAGEPMPIEVARKFTEKTGLIVREGFGQTETALQICTPVGKEQIKGSIGQASPLYDIRIVDEEGEEVSYGTEGEIVIIPKVRGILPMGVFKGYLGDKTQYEEVWRGGIYHTKDRAIMDEKGNFFFLGRNDDVIKSSGYRIGPSEVEDVIMKHPAVFECAVTGYPSKNRGTLVKASIILNDGYLPSATLQNEIQNFVRERVALYKYPRKICFATDLPRTTNGKISRAMIRKMDYQK from the coding sequence ATGTCTGGCTTATACACGAATTTTTATAAAGAGAAAAAAGATGAAAATGGCAAAATTACAGATGTTGAGTTTATATATGATGATAGTTTTAATTTTGCTTATGACGTGGTAGATAAATATGCGGAAGCAGAACCGGGTAAGCTTGCTCTTGTACATAAGAGCACTACCGGGGAAGTGAGGCGGTTTACCTTTGCAGATATTAAAAATATGTCTGATAGAGCTGCTAATATGCTAAATTCTCTGGGAATAGCCAGGGGAGATAAGGTTATGCTCCTCTTAAAGAGACGCTATGAATTTTGGATCAGTATCATCGCTCTTCATAAGCTTGGAGCAGTTGCAATTCCGACCTCTCATATGGTATCTGCAAGGGATATTGCGGATAGGGTCAGCATGTCATGTACCAAAGCCATAATCTGCGTTAATTCAGATGACATCTGTGACAAAGTAAGAGAAGCAATAGTTTTGGCAGGTGATAGCTCTTTTACCGGCAAAAATAAAGAAAAAGTCCTGCAGATAGTGGTGGGGGACAGATATGAGGATGCGCTTTCTTTTTCCGAACTGATAGAAGATGCTGAGGACTATTTCGAAAGAGTCTCTACGAATGTTCATGATGACATGCTATATTATTTCACATCAGGTACAAACGGGGCACCCAAGGCGGTTATTCATGATCATTCATATCCGCTTGCTCACATTTATACAGCCAAAAACTGGCACGGAGCCCAGGATAACGGACTTCATTTGACAGTTGCAGATTCAGGCTGGGCCAAATCTGCCTGGGGTAAGCTCTACGGTCAGTGGTTTGTTGGAAGTGCAGTAATGGTATATGATTATGAGCAGTTTTACGCATGGGATATCCTTAGTCTCTTGGAAAAAGAAAAAATAACATCATTTTGTGCGCCTCCTACAATCTACAAGTACCTGATTCTTGAAGACATGACTAACTATGATCTTTCATCTCTTAAGGAGGTTACAACTGCCGGGGAGCCCATGCCGATTGAAGTGGCGAGAAAATTTACAGAAAAGACTGGGCTTATCGTCAGAGAAGGCTTTGGCCAGACTGAGACGGCCCTTCAAATATGTACGCCTGTAGGAAAAGAGCAAATTAAAGGCTCAATTGGCCAGGCTTCGCCGTTATACGATATCAGGATAGTCGATGAAGAAGGCGAGGAAGTTTCTTACGGAACGGAAGGCGAAATTGTGATCATACCTAAAGTACGTGGCATTCTGCCTATGGGGGTATTTAAGGGATACCTTGGAGATAAAACGCAGTATGAAGAAGTATGGCGAGGCGGTATATACCATACAAAAGACAGAGCAATCATGGATGAGAAGGGAAATTTCTTTTTCCTAGGAAGAAATGATGACGTGATCAAATCAAGCGGTTATCGCATCGGACCATCGGAAGTGGAAGATGTGATAATGAAGCATCCTGCAGTGTTTGAGTGTGCTGTAACGGGATATCCGTCAAAAAACAGAGGGACTTTGGTGAAGGCTAGTATTATTTTAAATGATGGCTATTTACCAAGCGCGACTTTGCAGAATGAAATACAGAATTTTGTAAGAGAAAGAGTAGCTCTTTACAAATATCCACGCAAAATTTGTTTTGCTACAGATCTTCCCAGAACTACTAATGGTAAGATCAGCAGAGCTATGATAAGAAAAATGGATTATCAAAAGTAA